Genomic segment of Roseofilum capinflatum BLCC-M114:
CGACTGCGGTCAATCTGAACAATTCCACCATCAGTTTACCCGAAGACACCAACACTACTAGCGCCATAAAAGTGGCTGATATTGCCATTACTGATGATGGAGAGGGAACCAACACCCTCAGTTTAAGTGGTGCGGATGCCGGTAGCTTTGAAATTAGTGGTTCTGAACTCTATTTGAAAGCGGGGACAGTTCTAGATTTTGCCACCCAGTCTAGTTATGACGTGACGGTGGAGGTGGATGACACGACGGTGGGTGCGACTCCTGATGCGACAACGGCTTATAGTTTGGGCATTACGGAAGTGGCGACGAATGCTGCACCGACGGCAGTAGACCTAAATAACGCCACAGCCAGTTTAGCCGAAGACACCGATACCACTAGCGCGATAAAAGTGGCAGATATTGCCATCACCGATGATGGACTGGGAACCAACAACCTCAGTTTAAGTGGTGCGGATGCCGGTAGCTTTGAAATTAGTGGTTCTGAACTCTATTTGAAAGCGGGGACAGTTCTAGATTTTGCCACCCAGTCTAGTTATGACGTGACGGTGGAGGTGGATGACACGACGGTGGGTGCGACTCCGGATGCGACGACGGCTTATAGTTTGGGCATTACGGAAGTGGCGACGAATAATGCACCAGTTGTCCAGACTCAGATAGCTGACCAAACTGTAGATGAAGACCATCAATTTACCCTTGATATTGCCGCAAATTTCAGTGATGCTGATGGAGATGAGTTAACCTATAGTGCTACTTTAGCCAATGGTGCAGCCTTACCCAGTTGGTTGAACTTCAATGGCAGTCAGTTTAGCGGGACAGCCACAGGTGTGGGAGCGCTGGAGATTAAGGTAACGGCTGATGATAGTCAGGAAACCGTTGAGGATACGTTTAAGTTAACTGTAAATCAGAACGTCAACGATCCTGTGGTTCTGATTCAAGACATCCCTAACCAAACCGTAGATGAAGGGAGTGAGTTCAGTTTAGATGTGTCTTCCTTTTTCAGAGATCCTGACGGCGATCCGATAACATACTACAGCTTTGCGGGCGATCATAGACCGGAATGGCTAAATTTCAATGGCAGTACGTTCAGTGCTACGCCAACCCAGGCAGCAGTGGGATATAACATTATTACAGTAACAGCATTCGATCCGGACTGGGCAGGAGTGCAAGGAAGTTTTGTATTAACTGTAAATGAAATCAATGATGCTCCCATTGTAATCAAGGAAATTCCTGACCAGACTATACAGCAAGGCTCTCCTGAATGGCAGACTGGCACTTTTTGGTTAGATTTTAGTGGTTTTGAGTCGGATCTTGGCGATCTTAACTCATATTTCAGCGATCCGGAGGGAGAGCAGTTAACCTACAGTGCCGAGGGCTTACCCAGTGGGTGGGTGTTCGATAAAAACAGTTGGATTATCTCCGGTATAGCCAGCAATGACCAAGTGGGAGAGCATGAGCTAACTATAGCGGCTAGTGATGGTGAGCTAACCACTCGTCAGACGTTTAAGGTAACTGTCAATAACGTCAACGACCCTGTGGTTCTGATTCAGCCCATTCCTGACCAAACCGTAGCTCAAGGGAGTGAGTTCAGTTTAGATGTGTCTTCCTTTTTCAGCGATCCTGACGGCGATCCGATAACATACTACAGCTTTGCGGGCGATCATAGACCGGAATGGCTAAATTTGAATGGCAGTACGTTCAGTGCTACGCCAACCCAGGCAGCAGTGGGAACTCACGAGATTATATTTCTAGCAGTAGATCCCACGTTTGAAGAAGGAGAGGTAGGATTTTTTTACCTTAACGGTGACCCCCGAAGCCATTGCCCAAACTATCCAAGCCAACGCCCAAGACGGCCCCATCTCTGGAGCCACTGCCTTCCTCGACACCAACTTCAACGGCATCCAAGACAGCAACGAACCCGGTGCAACCACTGACGCGGCGGGTAATTTCACCCTGGATATCTCCGTCAACTTCGACCTCAATGGCAATGGCACTCTCGACCCCGACGAAGGACAATATGTGGTGGTTGGCGGAACTGATGCCATCACCGGCCAAGCCTTTACCGGCACATTGCGAGCCGTTCCCGGTTCCACTGTGGTGACTCCGCTAACAACTCTCGTCGCGAGTCTCGTAGATACCGGACTCACCCCAGAAGCAGCACAAACTCAGGTGAAAACCGCCCTGGGACTGCCCAGTAATATCGACCTCTCCACTTTCGACCCCATCGCCCAAGGGGGTTCGAGCGCAGCGCAAGCGGTCTTAGCTGCCCAAGTAGCGGTGCAAACTCTAGTTAGCCAAGTGAGCAACGCCATAGGGACGAGTCTCGGTATCGGTGGCAATACCTTAGACGCTGAAGTGACAGCTAACTTGGCCAAGCTTGTACAATCCGGTAGTGTAAACCTGAGCGACTCTAGCGCCATTCAAAGCCTGGTCAACACCACCGCCAGCACTCTGACGGAGTTTGACGAAGAGTTAAACCTAGACCAAGTAACCAACAACAGCGCACAACTAGCCCAAGTTATCGCTGCCAGCAACGAGCAAATCCTCACAGCCACCAGTACCGAGCAACTCTTCCAAGCCCAAAAAGTGTCCCAAACCAGCGTCACGGAAGATTTAACTGCTGCCTTCAGTGGCACAAAATCCTTCAGCGAAGTAGTGGCCGAAAATACGGGTGCAGCTCTCACCAGCCAAGTGAGCGCCGCCAGCATCAATGGTTCCGTCCTCACGGAAAATACCACATTTGCCACTAACTCGACCCAACCGTTTACCGACCCAGTAGCGCCAGAGTCCACACCAGTACAGGCTTCCACCCTGTTTAACCCGGAAGCCTTAGAAGCCTTAATCAACACCTTAAACTATGCCGTCACCCTCAACAGCCCCCCTCCCCACGACCTGATGTTGGGAGATGCGAGCGCTAATACCCTAACGGGTGGCGTAGGCAATGATACCTCGTTTGGGGGTGGTGGTGCGGATTACCTGCTCGGCAATCAAGGAGAAGATGTCCTGCATGGCAATGCCGGAAAGGATACCATCCACGCCGGACAAGGGAACGATCTGGTACGGGGCGGTCAAGATGATGACTGGGTTTGCGGAGATTTGGGGGATGATACCCTAGGCGGTGACTTGGGTAATGATACCCTGCTCGGTGGTATGGGAAGTGACTTAGTAGTGGGAGGTGAGGGTAATGACCTGGCCCACGGCGGTCAAGGCAATGACCAAATTTCTGGCGGCGCAGGTAATGATACGGTCTCTGGAGATCTGGGAAATGATACCTTATCTGGCGGTGCAGGGGCGGATCGGTTTGTCCTGGGAACCAGTCATGGCTCTGATATCATAACGGATTTCGCCATTGGTGAGGATGTGTTGTACTTGATGAATCCCCTGACCTTTAGGGATTTAACGGTTACTCAAGTCACGGGCAGTTCGGGCGTGGAAACTCAGATTCGCGTCAGTGCCAGCAATGAGTTGTTAGTGACGTTGACGGGGGTTTCTGCCGATGGGATAACGGCGGCGGTGTTTGGAGTATAGCTGGGGAGTCAGAAGCCGGGTTTCTTCAAGAAACCCGGCTTCTCGATACAGTAATCTTATGGGATAAAGGTTAAGAGGTACAGTGAATTGGAACCAGAGGAGGTGTGGCAAGAAGTTGGTAAAATGGTCATAACCTATCCATTGATGGAATGCGATCGCTGTGCGATCGCGGTGATGGCATGGTTGGCACAACAGGGTATTGCCGGAAAAATCCTGAGATTGCAAACGAAACGCCCAAGCGAAATATTTATTATTAGTCGTCGCTACACTATGAATGAATCGATTACTGAGAATGGTACACACTATGGAGTAGAGGTGTTAGGATTGGTGTTTGATAATTTGTCTGAATATGGCTTGCCAAGATCGCAATGGATTGCTGATTTTATGTGCCCCAGTGGTCAATTCTTAATTGATGAATTAGAATATTTAGGAGATGAGAATGGCTAATTTATTTAACACTTTAAACAAAATAAAAGAAGCCCCAGGAATGTATCTCGGTCGTCCTTCAGTTAGCGATCTCTTTATGTTTTTAGTGGGTTATGAGTTTGCCCGATCGCAAATGGGACAGGAATTAGAACCCTCAGAAGAGGATTTCTATCAAAATTTTCAACCTTGGCTTCAGGAAAAACTCGGAGTTCCTAGTGTGACCAGTTGGGCGAAGCTGATTATGCTATCTTGCCATGACGAAAAAGCAGGGTTTGACAAATTCTTTGCACTCCTCGATGAATTCATTGCCCAAGACAATCAACAGGTTGCTTAAATTAGAGGTTCTCATTCAACATGACTGATCTCCGTTTTGTCTATTTGACTGGACTGCCTTGCTCTGGAACTGGGTTTCTTCAAGAAACCCGGCTTCTCGATCGTGTAAGATCAAGTCCGGTTAAACAGTTGTCATTGCGACCTCCGGGAAGCATTCGCGCTTCGCGCAAGCTTCGCTAACGCTAAGATTACCGGGATTGTTGGGATTGCTTCATTCCGCTAAAAAAGGATTAATGAATCGAATGCCACATCCTTCAAAGTCTCTAGTATTGCGGGTGACCAAAGTCAATTGATGAATCTGAGCAGTAGCCGCAATCATCATATCAGCTTGAGTCCTAGGTTTTCCCTGAGACTGCAATCTACCTCTTAATTGTCCAGCAACCTTAGCAATTGTTGGGGTTACTGGAAGAATCAGACATTTAGAGTCGATAAAAGTGTCAAACCAAACTTTAATTCTAGAGTTGGGTTTCCAAGCCAAACCATAATAAATTTCGTCAACCGTAATTACACTAATCCTAATTTCTGAGAGCTTGGCCGACCAATTTATGACGTTTTGATTGGGCTTAGATCGGGTTAATTCACTGATTATATTCGTGTCCAATAGAAACATCATCACCAGGGTCACTAAAAGAATTCTCTCTATTTTGTCGCTGGGGAATTTCCAGGAAATAATCTTCTTCGGCACACAAGCTCCGCAACTCGGCAAAAGTATCAGCAATTGAAGACATTTTGCGCTGCTGTTGCCAAGTTAAAAAATCTTGAAATAATCGACTATCTACCACGGCGGCTACTAGGCGATCGCCCTCATAAATCAGTTGCGGCTCTTTCGGGGTTGCACTCAGAATTTCCTGAAATTTTTGCTCGATATTACGAATGTCCCAATTCAAGTTTTTACCTCCTGATGCCTGTATATATAGCAAACCTAAATGAGTTGTGTAATGGCTGCCCCTCATCCCCCTACCCCCTTCTCCCGCGGGAGAAGGGGGAAAAAGTCAAGAATCCCGTGGGAGAGGGATATAGGGAGAGGGCATTTCCTGTTGCACAACTTATTTAGACTAGCTATAGCAAACCTAAATGAGTTTATGTAATGGCTGCCCCTCATCCCCCTGCCCCCTTCTCCCGCGGGAGAAGGGGGAAAAAGTCAAGAATCCCGTGGGAGAGGGATTTTCCTGCGGACATGAAAGGGAGAGGGCATTTCCTGTTGCACAACTCATTTATTTTACTCCATAGCTCAAAGCAAGCGAATTAGTTCTTCCGGATAGTAGTAAGGTGGGCAGGGTCTTCTAGTATAATTTGAGCGATATTGCTTATGCTCCTGCCCACCCTACAATTGGTCTCCAACCCAGATCCATTTTTAATTTTTAATTGACTTATGACTGATCCCCGTTTTCTCTATTTGACTGGACTGCCTTGCTCTGGAACTGGGTTTCTCAGTCAGCTTTTGAGCCAGCATCCAGAGGTGTATAGCGATCGCCGAGAATCTCCTTTATGCGATCTGGTGGTTAACTTTCGGTCTGTTCTGTCTGAGCATCCCCAACTGACTCCCCTGGTGCAGGATGAGGTGAAGGGGATGATGGAGCGATCGCGCTATGGCATCCAAGGTTTTATCAAGGGTTGGTACTCCCAGGTTTCTGAGTCTTGGGCGATCGATGCTCATCCACAATGGTTACAGCATTTAGAATTAATCCATTTTCTTGACCCGGACTGTAAAATGGTGGTCTGTGTGCGAGAATTAGGACAAGTGTATGCCACCATTGAACGCCAGCATCAGAAGACTCTGTTGTTAGATTTTCCAGAGAAAATCGCCGATCTCTCACGGACTGAACGAGCCAAACAATTCTTTTCTCCTTCAGGTCGGATGGGTTCTTTCCTAAATACCTTGGAGCAAGTCCAAGACTTAGAAGAAACGTTGCAACAACGGCTCTTTTATGTGGTGTACGAGCATTTAATGAGCGATCCTCAAGAGGTGTTGACGGAGTTACTCAAATGGCTAGATCTTACCCCCATTACGGCTGATTTAGGCAGTTCTGCTCTGTTACCCAGGTCTCCCGCTTCATTCAGTCAGTATGGTGAAGAAGCTTATGAGGGCGATCGCCCTCTGGTTCGCTATCCTCTGCCCAACCGGTTTGAAGTGATGATTAAACAAAATTTCAGTTGGTTTTATCGTTTATTTTATCCGGGTTTGTTATAACAGTTTATTAATGTTATGGAGGGCGGGTTTACAACATCAATGGTTATGCATCGAAGATTTGGGTGAACCCGCCCCTACTTATCAACACCCATTGTTAATTGTTTCGGCTGTCGCCGACATGAAAATTGTTAATTGTTAATTGTTAATTGTTAATTGATATGGATCTTAAATCACTAATTCTCCACCAAGGACGGTCTCTGACTTTGAGGCGAACCCAACCCAGTGATGCTCCTTTGCTGTTGGAAAAAATGTACTCACGCTACGAGTTTATGCGCTTATTTCGCCTGAACGATCGCGCAGAAACCGTGGAGCAGGTGCGAGAAAAGCTAATTCAGCGATCGCGCTCTAGCTCTGCCCAAAGCAGCGATCTGGAATGCTTGATTATTCACAAGACCCATGGGGCGATCGGCATTATTGCGGCTGTTGATTATACCCCTTTACATCGAAAAGCAGAATTGCTAGTCGGAATTTTCGATCCGGAACATCGCTCTGTTAGCCATGGTGTAGAAGCCTGTTTGCTAATGACTGATTTGGTTTTTAATGCCTACAATTTACATCGTTTTTATGCCCATTCTTATGGTTATAATCATTCGGTTCATATTATCTTTAAAAAAGTGGGAGCTGAACTCGAAGGAATTATGAAAGAGCATTTATACGATCCCGTCAGTCAAGAGTATGTGGATATGCATATTTTTGGCATGGTTGAAGCTCAAATGCGTCAAAACTCTCGAATCGCTCGCTTATCTAAACGCTTAATCGGGCGCGATATTACTCAACCTTTAACAGCGCCTTTACCTCCTCCCGATTTATCCAAGATTCCTGAGTGTGAACAGTTGCGTACTGCCCCAACTTGGGTCAAATCAGGAGCATTGATCCCACATCCCAATTAATATAGCGCTTTCCGCTTCGCGGACATGAACGCGCTAGGGAATAGGGAATAGGGTTGTAGTACATGGCTTTGAGCCTTTAAGACTGTACACCATAACAGCGCGAAGCGCTGTATCAAATCCGGATAATCAGTTACACAATGTCATTGCGAACGGAACGCAGTGGAGTGAAGCAATCTCCCTAATTAAAAATCCAGGGAGCAAGATGCTCCCACTCCAGTCATATCAAAGAATTTGAGGAGTGCGGGCATCTTGCCCGCTTCTTAACAAATTTTCATGTCCGCTTGCGGAAACCGGACTTGATATGACAAGTCTTTAACCGGACTTGATATAACTTAAATCCACTGAATGGAAAATTATTTCCCAATACAAAAGCGGCTAAAGATGCGATCGAGTACGGATTCGGTGACTTCTTCTCCGGTGACTTCTCCCAAGGCTTGAATGGCTCCCCGTAAGTCAATAGTCCAGAAATCGAGGGGGAGCTGTTCGGCAATGGTGGCTTGCACTTGCTCTAGGGCAACTTGGGCGCGGGTGAGGGCGGCGGTTTGCCGTTGGTTAATGGCAATATCGAGATTGGCGGCTTGTAGGTTGCCCCCATTCACGGCGCTGAGAATGGCTTCTTCTAGGGCTTCAATGCCTTGTTTATGGGCGGCTGCGGTTTTGACGATCGCCACAATATCCCCCGGTAAACCAGAGGGCAACTCGCCCACTAAGTCAATTTTATTAAGGATTAGAATCACTTTTTCGGGGGGCAGTTGCTCGTAAATGGCGCGATCTTCGGCAGTCCATCCGGCAGCCGCATCGAGGGTAAAGAGGATCAGATCGGCTTTTTGGGTGGCTTGGCGCGATCGCTCTACGCCGATTTTCTCCACGCGATCGCCCGTATCCCGAATGCCTGCGGTATCTAATACTTGAATGGGAACCCCGCGCACCACGAGCTGAGTTTCCACAATATCGCGGGTAGTGCCGGGTAGATCGGTAACAATGGCGCGATCGCTCTGACTCCAAGCATTGAGTAAGCTCGATTTTCCCACATTCGGACGACCGACGATCGCCACTTTTAAGCCACTGCGGAGTAATTCCCCCTGATTAGCCGTGGCTAAAATGCTGTTTAATTGCTCTAAAACTTGATTAATTTCGGTGATAATTTTCGGCTCATCCAGAGGGGGCAGATCGTCCTCAAAATCAATCCTTGCTTCAATTTCCGCCAATAGCTCCACACAGGTTTTACGCAGATGGCGAATAGGAGAAGCCAACTTACCCTGAATTCCCGCTAGGGCTAATTCTGCGGCTTGAGGCGATCGCGCCCCCACCAGATCTGAGATACTTTCCGCTTGGGTTAAATCAATCCGTCCATTCAGAAACGCTCTCAGGGTAAACTCTCCCGGTTGTGCCAGTCGAGCGCCCTGCTCTAAACACAGCGTCAGCACCTGCTGCACCACCATGATGCCCCCATGACAATGGAACTCCACCACATCCTCGCGGGTGTAGGAGCGCGGCGCTTTCATAATCATCAGCAAAGCCTCATCCACCGTCGCCCCCGTGTGCGGATCGCAGATATACCCGTACAGAATGCGATGGCTCTCCCAGGGCTGATTTCCGGGCGCTTCAAACAGCAATTGGGCGATCTGCAAAGCTTCGGCTCCCGATAGTCGCACAATGCCCACACTACCCGCTTGGGGCACAATGGCAGTAGCGATCGCCGCGATCGTATCTTTAGCTGCAAACGAATTCAACATCTTGTCAGTCTTTCCCCTCTCAAGAGCCAGTCTTTTTTACATTCTATTTTCCCAAGAAAAAAATATTCAAACTTCTTAATCAAAACAAGAGTTATTGAATATACTCAAATTCCAGAGATGGGGTCTTATGGGCCAAATTGATGGGTACGATCGCGGCGATCGCATCTCTTCCTGGGGGATGATTCATCTTCTGGCTACAACCCGATATAATAACCCTGATATTATCCGATCCATTTTCCACCCATTTCCTATGGAAAATACTGCTTCCGATCTGGCAACCTTTCCAACTCAATGGTTGGGTATTGGCTTATTTGCCTTGGCGATCGCCTCCATCATTCTGGGCTTACGCGCCCTCCCTGGAATCATTTTAAGGGCGATCCTATTGCTGCTACCGAGCCAAGCTGCCACTATCTTAGAAAAAACCGTTACTCCATTCAAGGGATTAATTCGCATTGTTTTCCTATTCGCTCTCGTCGATCTGACTCTCATTCTATGGGATCTCGATTTTCTCAGTCCTTGGGGCGAGAGGATCGTGAGCTTAAGTCTCACCGTCACTACCAGCGTATTAGCTTCGCGCATTTTTCAACAATTCTTTGATGTTTATCTAATTGATGCTGCCTTTCAGAGTGGACGCAAAGTTAATAGCGAGCTATTGATTGTCAGTAAATGGACAGTGAATGCTGCGATTATCATTCTGGCAATTCTGCTTTTTGCCCAAACTCATCAGGTGAATGTTATCGGATTATTGGCGAGTTTAGGTGTTGGAGGATTGGCGATCGCCTTTGCTGCCCAAAATACCCTCAGCCAATTTCTAGGCGGTATCGTTCTTTATATCGATCGCCCCTTTGTCGTCGATGACTATATCGGCTTACCCGATGGCACATTTGGCCGGGTAGAATCCATTGGACTGCGATCGACCAAAATTCGCACCTCTGGCAAAGGAACTCTCATGATTGTTCCCAACAACTCCCTCACTCAAGTCAATATTGAAAACTTCACCGGAGCCAAAAAGGTGATGTCTTTACTCTATCTTACCTTTTATCAGATCATCGAAGAGCAAGAACAAGCCCTAATTCGGGAAGTCATTCTCGCCAGTACCCAAGACATTTTTGGCATTAATCCCCGCAGTACCAACGTTACCTTTAGAACCCTAAACACTGGAGGTTCAGAGGCTAAAACCCAAGCCCAAATTACCCTGTTTATCCTCGGTTCCGGTAAAGCTTCCATGGACATTCGCCGACAAATGATCGATCGCGCCCGTCAGAATATTACCGTAAAGCTCAAGGAGTATGGCGTTCAGTTTGATATTGAAGAACCCAATATTTATGTTGATTCTCCAATCACCATATAATGATACAGCCATTTCAAATGAGCGATCGGGGTAACACTCGGTTTTTCCTATTCCCTATTCCTGATTTCCATATTTCTATATGAATGTTTCTGCCTGGACTCAATTGACTGATTCAACCGTGAATCTGCTCGATCAATACAGTATTCCCTATCCCCTAGTTTTTCTAGTATTTGTCTTAGGATCGATTCTCATCAGTAAAGCTACCCCTAACTTTGTTCGTTTTGTCCTTAACCGCACCTTTTCTGGACAAGTTAATCGTCTGTATGAAGATTTTGTGGAACCCCTCAAAAAAGAATTTCGAGTCGCAGGAAGTTTTATTTTAATTTATTTTTCCCTAGCATGGCTCGAAAATAACCCTGGACTTTATAAGTTTACCCAGCCCTTTATCACCCTAGGATTAACCATTAGTTTAGCCTGGCTCTGTTCCCGTATTTTTCGGCAGCTTGTTCGTATTTATGGCATTTCCATTGTCCGGAAACTGGGTATCGAAGTAGACGATTTTATCTTAATTATTGAAACCGTCGTTAATGTATTAATCGGCTTTTTTGCCGTTGTTGCCTTTGCCCAAAGTCAAAGAATTCCCCTGACTGCTTTACTCGCTGGGGTTTCTATTGGGGCTACTGCTGTGGCATTTGCGGCTAAAAGCACCCTAGAACAACTGTTAGGAACAATTGTTTTATATTTAGACCGACCGTTTATTGCTGGGGAATATATTCGGTTACCCGATGGTTTATATGGGCGTGTGGAATCGATTGGATTACGGTCTACAAAAATTAGAACGGCTGCCAAAAGCACCTTATTTATTATGCCTAATAATACGTTAGCCAATCTGGGGATTGAAAATGTCACCAGAGGTAAAAAAGTGATGGTCTTGCTCTACTTAGATTTCAATCGCTATTTGCAAGAGCGGGAACAATCGTTGGTTCAACAAGTGGTCAAAGAAAGTACGGATGCTCTATTTGGAATTGATCCAGGTAGCACGAGTATTGTTTTGCTAAATGATGAAAATTCTCATCAGAATACCAGAGCTAGGGTTACATTTTTCATCCTTGGATCTAATGAGAATTCTATTCAACTGAGGAAACGTTTACTTGAATTGGCTAATCAAAAAGTTACCAAAAAACTAATGGAGTTCGGAATTGAATTTACCCTGCAAGAACCGAATATTTATGTAGAATCTCCAGTCACTATTTAAATTTCTGAGCTTAAACCATATTTCCCATCTTAGGCTAAGGGGTCGTCATCATCCATTTGCACATCTAAATTAGCGGCTAAAACTTCTGCCATCATTACTTCTAATGCAGCCGTATTCAAAGAACTAACGGGTTGATTTTGTAGCGGATTGGAAAGAGGGATTAACCGCAGGACACGGTTATCTTGAACTAAATCAAAATAGGTTTCTTGGTCGTCAGATTGCTGAAGTTCTAAATAATCAAAGCTTTGAATGTTCAAATATAGGGTATGATTAGCCAGGATCGTCGATCGCAGGGGATCGGAAAAGACCTCTTGGATATAGGCTTCTCCCGTCGCTTGGGTTTGCCGATCGAGCAGTTCAACGTAACGCACACGATGGAGATCCCCGATCGCCTTCTGAATATCCTGTGGATTCACAATAATGCCTCTGTTGAGAATGCAAGGAGCAGGTAACCGTGTATTGCCAGGCAATTGATCGTAATTCATGGGAAAAACTCTCTAATTTCAAAAGAGGACGACAAGACTACTGACGATTTGACATCCCAAGACTGCACCCTAGGATAAAATAGCCTATAAAGTAGCCTATGAGACAATTCTATCCTAACTCTTTGGTGAATACTTGCCAGATTCTACGGATTTTTTGATCGAATTCTGGGTATCGATCGCCCAAGTAAAAGGGAAGATTCAGATCGACGGCCAAGAAAACAGAGTAGATGTCTATTCGCAGATTAACATAGAGCATAGGGGGAGTGGCAATGAAATGGATGTGGAATTTTTGGGGAGCGATCTCCTTTTACACCCGTGTTCCGATTCCCTCTTCTTGGCCCTTAGAGTTTTCGGGGATCGCTCGGTTTGCCCCTCTCGTAGGACTGCTGATTGGAGTCATCCTAGGGGGGATTGATGGGGGATTATGGGCCGTAGGAATGCCTAATTTAACCCGCAGTTCAGTGATTATTGCGCTTTGGGTGGGTATAACTGGGGGATTACACTTAGATGGAGCTATGGATACGGCTGATGGGTTAAGTGTTACGGATGGCGATCGCCGTTTGGAGGCGATGAGCGATAGCGTCACGGGGGCATTTGGAGCCATGTCAGCCATCCTGATTCTGTTACTGAAAACGGCGGCTCTGAGTTCTTTGACTCAACCCCATCTGTGGATCGTGACCGCTATTCCCGCATGGGCAAGAGCAGGACAACTGATTGCCATTTGGCGCTATCCGTATCTGAAACCCACAGGAAAAGGAGCCTTTCATAAAGCCACTATTCAATCGTATAAAGACGTTTTACCCGCTTTAGTTCTGCTCATAGCTCTGAGTGGTCTAGCAGCAGCGCTTAATCCCCAAGAGAGTATTCAGATTCTCAGCTTAACATTAGGATGGGCGGCGATCGCCTGGGGAAGCGGATGGTGGTTCAATCGCCAACTCGGAGGCCACACCGGAGACACCTATGGCGCAGTCGTCGAGTGGACAGAAGCATGGGGTTTAGTTTGGGCCGTTTTAATTCAGTCATGAGTAATCTTCATCCCCCCATTCCCCCATCCCCCCATCCCCCCACTCCCCGATCGCCGGTACGGTACAATAAAGAAATATGCTTGTTAACCTTGTCGAAACCGTTCCCATGAATAGTGCTTTCCTGAACCGCCTACAGAGTCCAGAACGTCCCGTCATCGTCTTTGATGGCGCGATGGGAACCAACCTCCAAGTTCAGAACTTAACCGCAGAGGACTTTGGAGGCCCAGAATATGAAGGGTGTAATGAATATTTAATCAAAACCAAACCAGAGGCGATCGCCAAAGTTCACCGTGATTTCCTCAGTGCCGGATGTGATGTGATTGAAACCGATACCTTTGGGGCAGCCTCCATCGTCCTCGCTGAATATGACCTAGCCGACCAAGCCTACGAACTCAACAAAGCCGCCGCAGAACTGGCTAAAAGCATCACCGCCGAATTTTCCACCCCAGAAAAACCCCGGTTTGTCGCCGGTGCGATCGGGCCAACCACTAAACTA
This window contains:
- a CDS encoding papain fold toxin domain-containing protein, with translation MWQEVGKMVITYPLMECDRCAIAVMAWLAQQGIAGKILRLQTKRPSEIFIISRRYTMNESITENGTHYGVEVLGLVFDNLSEYGLPRSQWIADFMCPSGQFLIDELEYLGDENG
- a CDS encoding putative Ig domain-containing protein, coding for TAVNLNNSTISLPEDTNTTSAIKVADIAITDDGEGTNTLSLSGADAGSFEISGSELYLKAGTVLDFATQSSYDVTVEVDDTTVGATPDATTAYSLGITEVATNAAPTAVDLNNATASLAEDTDTTSAIKVADIAITDDGLGTNNLSLSGADAGSFEISGSELYLKAGTVLDFATQSSYDVTVEVDDTTVGATPDATTAYSLGITEVATNNAPVVQTQIADQTVDEDHQFTLDIAANFSDADGDELTYSATLANGAALPSWLNFNGSQFSGTATGVGALEIKVTADDSQETVEDTFKLTVNQNVNDPVVLIQDIPNQTVDEGSEFSLDVSSFFRDPDGDPITYYSFAGDHRPEWLNFNGSTFSATPTQAAVGYNIITVTAFDPDWAGVQGSFVLTVNEINDAPIVIKEIPDQTIQQGSPEWQTGTFWLDFSGFESDLGDLNSYFSDPEGEQLTYSAEGLPSGWVFDKNSWIISGIASNDQVGEHELTIAASDGELTTRQTFKVTVNNVNDPVVLIQPIPDQTVAQGSEFSLDVSSFFSDPDGDPITYYSFAGDHRPEWLNLNGSTFSATPTQAAVGTHEIIFLAVDPTFEEGEVGFFYLNGDPRSHCPNYPSQRPRRPHLWSHCLPRHQLQRHPRQQRTRCNH
- a CDS encoding GNAT family N-acetyltransferase, which codes for MDLKSLILHQGRSLTLRRTQPSDAPLLLEKMYSRYEFMRLFRLNDRAETVEQVREKLIQRSRSSSAQSSDLECLIIHKTHGAIGIIAAVDYTPLHRKAELLVGIFDPEHRSVSHGVEACLLMTDLVFNAYNLHRFYAHSYGYNHSVHIIFKKVGAELEGIMKEHLYDPVSQEYVDMHIFGMVEAQMRQNSRIARLSKRLIGRDITQPLTAPLPPPDLSKIPECEQLRTAPTWVKSGALIPHPN
- a CDS encoding sulfotransferase; translation: MTDPRFLYLTGLPCSGTGFLSQLLSQHPEVYSDRRESPLCDLVVNFRSVLSEHPQLTPLVQDEVKGMMERSRYGIQGFIKGWYSQVSESWAIDAHPQWLQHLELIHFLDPDCKMVVCVRELGQVYATIERQHQKTLLLDFPEKIADLSRTERAKQFFSPSGRMGSFLNTLEQVQDLEETLQQRLFYVVYEHLMSDPQEVLTELLKWLDLTPITADLGSSALLPRSPASFSQYGEEAYEGDRPLVRYPLPNRFEVMIKQNFSWFYRLFYPGLL
- a CDS encoding type II toxin-antitoxin system VapC family toxin, which encodes MMFLLDTNIISELTRSKPNQNVINWSAKLSEIRISVITVDEIYYGLAWKPNSRIKVWFDTFIDSKCLILPVTPTIAKVAGQLRGRLQSQGKPRTQADMMIAATAQIHQLTLVTRNTRDFEGCGIRFINPFLAE
- a CDS encoding calcium-binding protein; its protein translation is MLGDASANTLTGGVGNDTSFGGGGADYLLGNQGEDVLHGNAGKDTIHAGQGNDLVRGGQDDDWVCGDLGDDTLGGDLGNDTLLGGMGSDLVVGGEGNDLAHGGQGNDQISGGAGNDTVSGDLGNDTLSGGAGADRFVLGTSHGSDIITDFAIGEDVLYLMNPLTFRDLTVTQVTGSSGVETQIRVSASNELLVTLTGVSADGITAAVFGV
- the mnmE gene encoding tRNA uridine-5-carboxymethylaminomethyl(34) synthesis GTPase MnmE is translated as MLNSFAAKDTIAAIATAIVPQAGSVGIVRLSGAEALQIAQLLFEAPGNQPWESHRILYGYICDPHTGATVDEALLMIMKAPRSYTREDVVEFHCHGGIMVVQQVLTLCLEQGARLAQPGEFTLRAFLNGRIDLTQAESISDLVGARSPQAAELALAGIQGKLASPIRHLRKTCVELLAEIEARIDFEDDLPPLDEPKIITEINQVLEQLNSILATANQGELLRSGLKVAIVGRPNVGKSSLLNAWSQSDRAIVTDLPGTTRDIVETQLVVRGVPIQVLDTAGIRDTGDRVEKIGVERSRQATQKADLILFTLDAAAGWTAEDRAIYEQLPPEKVILILNKIDLVGELPSGLPGDIVAIVKTAAAHKQGIEALEEAILSAVNGGNLQAANLDIAINQRQTAALTRAQVALEQVQATIAEQLPLDFWTIDLRGAIQALGEVTGEEVTESVLDRIFSRFCIGK